In Sphingomonas sp. SUN019, one genomic interval encodes:
- a CDS encoding cell wall metabolism sensor histidine kinase WalK, whose product MKVPRHTAAIGIAGLIASILGFAVALVITIDQAALHFRRAALAQAQFASVLRIGSLAGSGDSAAVDNLLTTYRRQIADEAELVPRADHATETGMAARLMSLSDRATDPATRAEIDRIVAATIVRERGEALVEADAMAMLRRRAWWLTGLLTLAAIGSALLGGAGLLRANRRLTRDVARRTAEIAAIDASRRLFFAKASHELRTPVTVMRGEAEVALSLPGSEADALRHVIAQAEFLDHRIAELLALAQAEDGEIRLTFERADLGEIATAAGNAVAGYARSNNVGIVIDRDAASTIRGDRRWLTQALIAVLDNAIKFSTAGSAVRIAVSGSGIAVTDTGIGLLPHAVPRIFDAFYQASGDPARGGSGLGLALARWVIERHDGTIAAANREGGGCVVTMALPVTV is encoded by the coding sequence GTGAAGGTGCCGCGCCATACCGCCGCGATCGGCATCGCCGGGCTGATCGCATCGATCCTCGGCTTTGCGGTCGCGCTGGTCATCACGATTGATCAGGCCGCGCTGCATTTTCGCCGCGCCGCGCTGGCGCAGGCGCAATTCGCGTCGGTGCTCCGGATCGGGAGCCTGGCCGGATCGGGCGATAGCGCGGCTGTCGATAACCTCCTGACCACGTACCGGAGACAGATCGCGGACGAAGCCGAACTGGTGCCCCGCGCCGATCATGCGACGGAAACCGGCATGGCCGCGCGCCTAATGTCGCTCTCCGATCGCGCCACGGATCCGGCGACTCGGGCCGAGATCGATCGGATCGTCGCGGCCACCATCGTCCGTGAGCGCGGCGAAGCGTTGGTCGAGGCGGATGCGATGGCGATGCTGCGACGTCGCGCATGGTGGCTGACCGGATTGCTGACGCTCGCTGCGATCGGCTCCGCACTGCTGGGCGGAGCGGGGTTGCTGCGCGCCAATCGGCGGCTGACGCGCGACGTCGCGCGGCGCACGGCGGAGATTGCAGCGATCGACGCGTCGCGGCGGCTGTTCTTCGCCAAGGCGAGTCACGAGCTTCGCACTCCCGTTACGGTCATGCGCGGCGAGGCGGAGGTGGCGTTGTCGCTGCCAGGCAGCGAGGCGGATGCGCTACGCCACGTCATCGCGCAGGCCGAGTTTCTGGATCACCGCATCGCCGAGTTGCTGGCGCTGGCGCAGGCGGAGGATGGAGAAATCCGGCTGACCTTCGAACGCGCCGATCTGGGTGAGATCGCCACCGCAGCCGGTAACGCGGTCGCGGGTTATGCACGATCGAACAACGTCGGGATCGTCATCGATCGCGACGCCGCCTCCACGATCCGGGGCGATCGCCGGTGGCTGACGCAGGCGCTGATCGCAGTGCTGGACAATGCGATCAAATTCTCGACGGCCGGAAGCGCGGTGCGCATCGCCGTGTCGGGAAGCGGGATTGCGGTAACGGACACCGGGATCGGTTTGCTGCCGCACGCCGTACCGCGCATATTCGACGCTTTCTATCAGGCGAGCGGCGATCCGGCGCGCGGCGGCAGCGGACTGGGGCTCGCGCTGGCGCGCTGGGTGATCGAACGCCACGACGGCACGATCGCCGCGGCGAACCGTGAAGGAGGAGGATGCGTGGTCACGATGGCGCTGCCGGTGACGGTATGA
- a CDS encoding response regulator transcription factor codes for MRGHDGAAGDGMNVLLVEDDPGIGRFVTRGLAGRGYRVAWERSGARTVELLAGGGFAAALLDLGLPDGDGLALCRALRGAQVRTPVLMLTARGALQDRLDGFDAGADDYLPKPFAFDELVARLAAIIRRAEAPVVTPPTFGALTLRPEARTASVDGQPLPLSRREYDLLARLVAGGGATVTRAALSNAVWGDAPVSDNSLDVYVGYLRRRLYEHPAAPRIATARGEGFRLHHPDQGTSQV; via the coding sequence ATGCGTGGTCACGATGGCGCTGCCGGTGACGGTATGAACGTGCTGCTGGTCGAGGACGATCCCGGCATCGGGCGGTTCGTCACGCGCGGGCTGGCGGGGCGCGGCTATCGCGTGGCGTGGGAGCGCAGCGGGGCGCGGACGGTCGAGTTGCTGGCGGGAGGCGGGTTCGCTGCGGCGTTGCTCGATCTCGGGCTGCCCGATGGCGACGGGCTGGCGCTGTGCCGGGCGCTGCGCGGCGCGCAGGTGCGCACGCCGGTGCTGATGCTGACTGCGCGCGGCGCGTTGCAGGACCGGCTCGACGGGTTCGATGCCGGGGCGGACGATTACCTGCCCAAGCCGTTCGCATTCGACGAACTGGTCGCGCGGCTGGCGGCGATCATCCGTCGGGCGGAGGCACCCGTCGTCACACCCCCGACGTTCGGCGCGCTGACCTTGCGACCGGAAGCGCGCACAGCGTCGGTCGACGGCCAGCCGTTGCCGCTCAGCCGGCGCGAATATGATCTGCTCGCGCGCCTCGTCGCGGGCGGCGGCGCGACCGTGACGCGCGCTGCGCTGTCGAATGCGGTTTGGGGAGACGCGCCGGTCAGCGACAATTCGCTCGACGTCTATGTCGGCTATTTGCGTCGTCGTCTGTACGAGCATCCTGCCGCACCGCGCATTGCGACCGCGCGCGGCGAAGGATTTCGCCTCCACCACCCGGACCAAGGGACAAGCCAAGTCTGA
- a CDS encoding TonB-dependent receptor yields the protein MVKAGWLATVGWCGLLTTPIAAQVTDDPRDGGTDVVVTATPLFDVGEDTLAFPAQTVSDEALITRHASDLTDYLKRISGGVFVNEVQGNPLQPDINYRGFTASPLLGTPQGLSVYLDGVRVNQPFGDVVSWDLIPTSAIRSITLVPGSNPLFGRNSLGGALSVRTKDGASDPGYMIDASYGSFDRRILRGSAGGALSDGLSWFVSGDYFAEDGWRDFSPSEAVQRFGKVRWADGASDLALSGSVADTDLNGNGLQEQRLLKADRASVYTQPDNTRNRAVLLNLSGGHRFSDAVSFSGTAFWRRITTHTLNGDINDDVLGEDIYQPNAEEQAALIAAGVTGFPVAGETQANTPFPRFRCIANVLLKAETNEQCNGLLNRSSTRQREWGVSGELTIRSDLAAGNVLTLGGGYVDGRARFRQSAQFGYLSPERGVVAFADGTQDSEDIVDARVDLSGRTTTLSGYALDALDLTRTLHIDVSARYDRTVVRNRDAITPGGGAGSLDGDHEFGRINPGIAVRWSPHRALSLDAAVAQTSRAPSAIELGCADPESPCRLPNALAGDPPLNQVVARTIEGGLSLNHRGLRARIGAFRTVSRNDILFVAADATGFGYFRNFGRTRRQGIDVDVSGAVGAVTVGGHYTLLDATYRSTENVGGAGNNSNDAETPGFEGNIAIAPGDRIPLIPRHVFKANLGWSPVRAVAINLDMIATSGVITRGNENNAHRADGVYYLGPGKTRGYAVVNAGVEVRPMRDLALYVQINNLLDKNYATAAQLGPTGFDASGNFVARPFDGPVIDGDRPLLSSTFYAPGAPRSIRLGARFSF from the coding sequence ATGGTGAAGGCGGGGTGGTTGGCGACGGTCGGATGGTGCGGACTGCTGACGACGCCCATCGCGGCGCAGGTCACCGATGATCCGCGCGACGGCGGAACCGACGTCGTCGTCACCGCGACGCCGCTGTTCGACGTGGGTGAGGACACCCTCGCCTTCCCTGCCCAGACCGTATCGGACGAGGCGCTGATCACACGACACGCCAGCGATCTTACTGATTATCTGAAACGCATATCGGGCGGCGTCTTCGTGAATGAGGTGCAGGGCAACCCGCTGCAACCCGACATCAATTATCGCGGGTTCACCGCATCGCCGCTGCTCGGCACGCCGCAGGGCCTGTCGGTCTATCTCGACGGCGTGCGCGTGAACCAGCCGTTCGGCGATGTCGTCAGCTGGGATCTGATCCCGACCTCGGCGATCCGGTCGATTACGCTCGTACCCGGATCGAATCCGTTGTTCGGGCGCAATTCGCTCGGCGGCGCGCTGTCGGTGCGCACGAAGGACGGGGCATCCGATCCCGGTTATATGATCGACGCCAGCTACGGATCGTTCGATCGCCGCATCCTGCGCGGGTCGGCGGGCGGCGCGCTGTCGGACGGACTGTCGTGGTTCGTGTCGGGCGATTATTTTGCCGAGGACGGCTGGCGCGATTTCTCGCCATCGGAGGCGGTGCAGAGATTCGGCAAGGTGCGCTGGGCCGATGGCGCGAGCGACCTGGCGCTGTCGGGCAGCGTTGCCGACACCGACCTGAACGGCAACGGGCTGCAGGAACAACGTCTGCTGAAGGCCGATCGGGCGAGCGTGTATACCCAGCCCGACAACACCCGGAACCGCGCGGTGCTGCTGAACCTGAGCGGCGGGCATCGTTTTTCCGACGCGGTCAGCTTTTCGGGCACCGCCTTCTGGCGCCGCATCACCACGCACACGCTGAACGGCGATATCAACGACGACGTGCTGGGCGAGGACATCTATCAGCCGAACGCGGAGGAACAGGCCGCGCTGATCGCGGCGGGCGTGACCGGCTTTCCGGTCGCTGGCGAAACGCAGGCCAACACCCCGTTCCCGCGCTTTCGCTGCATCGCCAACGTGCTGCTGAAAGCCGAGACGAACGAACAGTGTAACGGGCTGCTCAACCGGTCGTCGACGCGTCAGCGTGAATGGGGGGTCAGCGGCGAACTGACGATCCGCAGCGACCTGGCCGCGGGCAATGTGCTGACGCTGGGCGGCGGCTATGTCGACGGGCGCGCGCGGTTCAGGCAATCGGCGCAGTTCGGCTATCTGTCGCCCGAGCGCGGGGTGGTCGCGTTCGCGGACGGGACGCAGGATTCGGAGGACATCGTCGACGCGCGGGTCGACCTGTCGGGGCGGACGACGACGCTCAGCGGCTATGCGCTGGACGCGCTCGATCTGACGCGGACGCTGCACATCGACGTGTCGGCGCGCTACGACCGCACCGTCGTCAGGAACCGCGATGCGATCACTCCCGGCGGCGGGGCGGGGTCGCTGGACGGCGATCACGAATTTGGGCGAATCAATCCCGGTATCGCGGTGCGCTGGTCGCCACATCGTGCGCTGTCGCTCGACGCCGCGGTCGCGCAGACCAGCCGCGCGCCGTCCGCGATCGAACTGGGCTGCGCCGATCCCGAAAGCCCGTGCCGCCTGCCCAACGCGCTGGCGGGCGATCCACCGCTGAACCAAGTCGTCGCGCGCACGATCGAGGGCGGTCTGTCGCTCAACCATCGCGGCCTGCGCGCACGAATCGGTGCATTCCGCACCGTGTCGCGAAACGACATCTTGTTCGTGGCCGCCGACGCGACCGGCTTCGGCTATTTCCGCAACTTCGGCCGCACCCGGCGACAGGGGATCGACGTGGATGTCAGCGGTGCGGTCGGCGCGGTGACGGTCGGCGGGCACTACACGTTGCTGGACGCGACGTACCGCAGCACCGAGAATGTCGGCGGCGCAGGCAACAACAGCAACGATGCGGAGACGCCGGGGTTCGAGGGTAATATCGCCATCGCGCCGGGCGATCGCATCCCGCTGATCCCGCGGCACGTGTTCAAGGCGAACCTCGGCTGGTCGCCGGTGCGCGCGGTGGCGATCAACCTCGACATGATCGCGACCTCGGGCGTGATCACGCGCGGGAACGAGAACAACGCGCATCGGGCAGACGGCGTCTATTACCTCGGCCCCGGCAAGACGCGCGGCTATGCGGTGGTGAACGCCGGGGTCGAGGTTAGGCCGATGCGCGACCTGGCGCTGTACGTTCAGATCAACAACCTGCTCGACAAGAACTATGCGACTGCAGCGCAACTCGGGCCGACCGGCTTTGACGCCTCCGGCAATTTCGTCGCGCGGCCGTTCGACGGCCCGGTGATCGATGGTGATCGGCCGCTATTATCGTCGACGTTCTACGCCCCCGGCGCGCCGCGCAGCATCCGCCTCGGGGCGCGCTTCAGTTTCTAG
- a CDS encoding quinoprotein relay system zinc metallohydrolase 1, which yields MAVPVFAAPLTYRLTPIPIGEGIWMIAGADEPILQSNGGAIANITIIATSAGAVLVDAGPSLRYGEALAALARQLTGKAVARLYLTHLHPDHTYGDAAFDPAIIAGTPALIETLKREGPGFADGMYRLLGDWMRGTEIHMPGHPINARSETLGDRTFRMLPLAGHSDADLALLDTRTGTLIAGDLVFHDRAPSTPHADLPRWRTSLDTLKELRHRTVVPGHGPFDKTPGAAIDQTRDWIDWLDAALTKAVDDGLDMVEAGTMPIPPRFAAMKAARYEIQRSVSHLYARLEDERLPRVDRPRN from the coding sequence ATGGCTGTCCCCGTTTTCGCCGCGCCGCTGACCTATCGTCTGACGCCGATCCCGATCGGCGAGGGGATATGGATGATCGCGGGGGCGGACGAACCGATCCTGCAATCGAACGGCGGCGCGATCGCCAACATCACGATCATCGCCACCTCCGCCGGGGCGGTGCTGGTCGATGCGGGGCCGTCGCTGCGCTATGGCGAGGCGCTGGCGGCGCTGGCGCGGCAATTGACCGGCAAAGCGGTGGCGCGCCTCTATCTGACGCATCTGCACCCCGACCACACCTATGGCGACGCCGCCTTCGATCCGGCGATCATCGCGGGGACTCCGGCGCTGATCGAGACATTGAAGCGCGAGGGGCCGGGGTTCGCGGACGGAATGTACCGGCTGCTCGGCGACTGGATGCGCGGGACCGAAATCCATATGCCTGGCCATCCGATCAACGCGCGGAGCGAGACGCTCGGCGACCGGACGTTCCGGATGCTGCCGCTCGCCGGGCACAGCGACGCCGATCTCGCGCTGCTCGACACGCGCACGGGCACGCTGATCGCGGGCGATCTGGTGTTCCATGATCGCGCACCCTCGACACCCCACGCCGATCTGCCGCGCTGGCGTACATCGCTGGATACGCTGAAAGAGCTGCGGCATCGCACGGTCGTTCCCGGACACGGGCCGTTCGACAAGACGCCGGGTGCCGCGATCGACCAGACGCGCGACTGGATCGACTGGCTGGACGCGGCGCTGACCAAGGCGGTTGACGACGGACTGGACATGGTCGAGGCGGGAACCATGCCGATCCCGCCGCGCTTCGCCGCGATGAAGGCGGCGCGATATGAAATCCAGCGATCGGTCTCGCACCTGTACGCGCGGCTGGAGGACGAACGCCTGCCGCGCGTCGATCGGCCTAGAAACTGA
- a CDS encoding quinoprotein dehydrogenase-associated SoxYZ-like carrier: MKHLALIAALLASSPVAAAPLPADPLQSPMWAFIADQVFGEGAVVRFDPRVKVSFPEIAENQRVFPVQVDARGIADVVRIVIIADLNPIQLPIDYRPIDAEAFVATRIKLDQRTPVRGAVQLKDGSWLVSGGWIDAAGGGCSAPPVSRVKGDWAQHLGEVRGRLWTGADGARMRLSFRHPMDTGLVDKISAYYIDDLKLRTGDGRALGEVKMQAAVAEDPVLTLMPRVKTGERVVFEGRDTNGIEYAGAVSPATVSASR, translated from the coding sequence ATGAAGCACCTCGCCCTCATCGCCGCCTTGCTGGCGTCATCGCCGGTCGCCGCCGCCCCGCTTCCGGCCGACCCGCTGCAATCGCCGATGTGGGCGTTCATCGCCGATCAGGTCTTCGGCGAGGGTGCGGTGGTCCGCTTCGATCCGCGAGTGAAGGTCAGCTTTCCCGAGATCGCGGAAAACCAGCGAGTGTTTCCGGTGCAGGTCGATGCGCGCGGGATCGCTGACGTCGTGCGCATTGTCATCATCGCCGACCTGAACCCGATCCAGTTGCCGATCGACTATCGCCCGATCGACGCGGAGGCGTTCGTCGCCACCCGAATCAAACTGGATCAGCGCACCCCGGTGCGCGGCGCGGTGCAGCTGAAGGACGGCAGCTGGCTCGTATCAGGCGGCTGGATCGACGCCGCGGGCGGGGGCTGTTCCGCGCCGCCAGTCAGCCGCGTGAAGGGCGACTGGGCGCAACATCTGGGCGAGGTGCGCGGGAGGCTGTGGACCGGCGCGGACGGCGCACGAATGCGCCTCTCGTTCCGGCATCCGATGGACACCGGGCTGGTCGACAAGATTTCGGCCTATTACATCGACGACCTGAAGCTGCGTACCGGCGACGGCCGCGCGCTGGGCGAGGTGAAGATGCAGGCGGCGGTGGCGGAGGATCCGGTGCTGACGCTGATGCCGCGCGTAAAGACCGGCGAGCGTGTGGTGTTCGAGGGCCGCGACACCAACGGCATCGAATATGCGGGCGCGGTGTCGCCGGCGACGGTGAGCGCCTCCAGGTGA
- a CDS encoding rhodanese-like domain-containing protein yields MRAVGIAIIGLALATLAPGVDEVFDPATGYRIAQYRGVVPAAPPGVPRVDARAVADLVDRGDAILIDVVPAEGGVRDPATGDWRLARSAVSIPGATWFPEAGRGQPDPAIARGFADGVARLRRDHPSGAIVVFCLSDCWMGWNAAWRLSRAGYRRVLWFADGADGWRDIGRPLVPVIPYAARSKSKVYP; encoded by the coding sequence GTGCGCGCTGTCGGTATCGCGATCATCGGGTTGGCTCTGGCGACGTTAGCGCCGGGCGTGGACGAAGTGTTCGATCCCGCTACCGGCTATCGCATCGCACAGTATCGCGGCGTCGTTCCCGCCGCGCCGCCGGGCGTCCCTCGTGTCGATGCGCGCGCGGTCGCCGATCTGGTCGATCGCGGCGATGCGATCTTGATCGACGTCGTGCCGGCAGAGGGCGGCGTGCGTGATCCAGCGACCGGTGATTGGCGATTGGCGCGGTCCGCGGTCAGCATTCCCGGGGCGACATGGTTTCCGGAGGCCGGTCGCGGTCAGCCCGATCCCGCGATCGCGCGCGGGTTTGCCGATGGCGTCGCGCGGCTTCGCCGCGATCACCCGAGCGGTGCGATCGTCGTCTTCTGTCTGTCCGATTGCTGGATGGGCTGGAACGCCGCATGGCGGCTGTCGCGCGCCGGTTATCGGCGCGTGCTGTGGTTCGCCGACGGGGCGGACGGCTGGCGCGACATTGGCCGTCCGCTGGTCCCTGTCATACCCTATGCCGCTCGATCGAAATCAAAGGTGTATCCATGA
- a CDS encoding TonB-dependent receptor → MKILSGLTVITIAGVPAMAQAQDAPKVGEEVVVTGRGLDASPSDRVVDVVTIDRDRITTNARNRLEGVLAEVAGLQQFRRSDSRSANPTNQGITLRGIGGNASSRALLILDGVPQADPFGGWLAFPAYATDRLGQIRVTRGGGSGYYGPGALAGTVELESATPSQLDGFGGGISYGSRESVEAQGSAALVRDGGFATLSAAYARGDGFIPTVSESRGSIDRAAPYEQASGAVRAAVRVAPDTELQANVAAFTDRRERGTPFTENLSQGADASLRLVGRGDWGWSALAYLQTRTFASSFASIDAARTTATQTLDQYNTPATGIGARIEIAPPLGDRIALRLGADVRAVSGRTQERFTFVAAAPTRLRAAGGESQTYGIFADGSIELGPVTLALGGRLDHWRIANGFLNEHQIATGATINDLHFADRSGDEATGRAGVAWRVVEPLTLRAAAYRGWRLPTLNELYRPFRVGADATAANAALDPERLTGYEFGATLTPLTGVRLAATWFDNHLDDAIGNVTIGRGPGLFPGVGFVAAGGAYRVRQNLDAVRSKGIEVDAEASHGQGFARASWSHVTARVDASGLAATLDGLIPAQTPRDMVSGTLGWRKGTAVISGTVRHVARQFDDDQNSRILAAATTFDAYAALPIARGFAIEARAENIGDARVEAGISGANIIERATPRTLWIGVRYGG, encoded by the coding sequence ATGAAGATCCTCTCCGGCCTTACCGTCATCACCATTGCGGGCGTGCCGGCGATGGCGCAGGCGCAGGACGCGCCGAAGGTCGGGGAGGAGGTCGTGGTGACGGGCCGCGGGCTGGATGCGTCCCCCAGCGACCGCGTGGTCGACGTCGTGACGATCGACCGCGACCGCATCACCACCAACGCGCGTAACCGGCTGGAGGGCGTGCTGGCCGAGGTCGCCGGACTGCAGCAATTTCGCCGGTCCGATTCGCGATCGGCCAACCCGACCAATCAGGGCATCACGTTGCGCGGCATCGGCGGCAACGCATCCAGTCGCGCCTTACTGATCCTGGACGGCGTGCCGCAGGCCGATCCGTTCGGCGGCTGGCTCGCCTTTCCCGCGTATGCGACCGACCGGCTCGGTCAGATCCGCGTCACGCGTGGCGGCGGCAGCGGTTATTATGGTCCGGGCGCGCTGGCGGGTACGGTCGAACTGGAAAGCGCGACGCCCAGCCAACTCGACGGGTTCGGCGGGGGCATTTCCTATGGCAGTCGCGAATCTGTCGAGGCGCAGGGTTCCGCCGCCCTGGTTCGCGACGGCGGCTTCGCTACGCTATCCGCGGCTTATGCGCGCGGTGACGGCTTCATCCCGACCGTTTCGGAAAGCCGCGGAAGCATCGATCGCGCCGCACCCTATGAACAAGCGTCGGGCGCTGTCCGCGCCGCGGTCCGCGTCGCCCCCGACACCGAACTCCAGGCCAATGTCGCCGCCTTTACCGACCGGCGCGAGCGCGGGACGCCATTTACCGAGAACCTGAGCCAAGGCGCGGACGCCAGCCTGCGGCTCGTCGGGCGCGGGGACTGGGGCTGGTCAGCGCTCGCCTATCTCCAGACGCGCACCTTCGCCTCCAGCTTCGCCAGCATTGACGCCGCACGCACCACCGCGACGCAGACGCTGGACCAATATAATACTCCTGCCACCGGCATAGGCGCCCGGATCGAGATCGCGCCGCCGCTGGGCGATCGTATCGCGCTCAGGCTGGGCGCTGACGTCCGCGCGGTCAGCGGCCGGACGCAGGAACGCTTCACCTTCGTGGCGGCAGCGCCGACCCGGCTGCGTGCCGCGGGCGGCGAGAGCCAGACCTACGGGATTTTCGCGGACGGCAGCATAGAACTGGGACCAGTGACGCTCGCGCTCGGCGGGCGGCTCGATCACTGGCGGATTGCGAACGGGTTCCTGAACGAACATCAGATCGCCACCGGCGCCACGATCAACGACCTGCACTTCGCCGATCGTTCGGGCGACGAGGCGACCGGGCGTGCGGGCGTCGCGTGGCGTGTGGTCGAACCGCTGACGCTGCGCGCCGCGGCCTATCGCGGCTGGCGGCTTCCGACGCTCAACGAACTTTACCGCCCGTTCCGGGTTGGTGCTGACGCGACCGCGGCCAATGCCGCGCTCGATCCCGAGCGGCTGACCGGATACGAATTCGGCGCCACGTTGACCCCGCTGACGGGCGTCCGCCTGGCTGCGACCTGGTTCGACAATCACCTCGACGACGCTATCGGCAACGTCACCATCGGGCGCGGACCGGGGTTGTTTCCCGGCGTGGGGTTCGTCGCGGCGGGCGGAGCCTATCGCGTGCGCCAGAATCTCGACGCGGTCAGGTCGAAGGGGATCGAGGTCGACGCCGAGGCCAGCCACGGTCAGGGCTTCGCCCGCGCATCGTGGAGCCACGTCACCGCGCGGGTCGATGCGTCAGGCTTGGCCGCGACGCTCGATGGCCTGATCCCGGCGCAAACCCCGCGCGATATGGTTTCGGGCACGCTGGGTTGGCGGAAGGGAACCGCGGTGATCTCGGGGACGGTCCGCCACGTCGCGCGCCAGTTCGACGACGACCAGAACAGCCGCATATTGGCCGCCGCGACGACCTTCGACGCTTATGCTGCGCTGCCGATCGCGCGCGGCTTCGCGATCGAGGCGCGCGCCGAAAATATCGGCGACGCGCGGGTCGAGGCTGGGATCAGCGGCGCGAACATCATCGAACGCGCCACCCCGCGCACGCTGTGGATCGGGGTGCGCTACGGCGGGTGA
- a CDS encoding EthD family reductase, whose amino-acid sequence MTAALMVTYPASAGARFDHDYYRDTHLPLVQDALSPLGLTSAVALRPGADAPHLAVAILNFADAATRDAALGAPEAGPVFADIANFTDAAPVAIPCDVI is encoded by the coding sequence ATGACCGCAGCCTTGATGGTGACCTATCCGGCGAGCGCCGGCGCGCGTTTTGACCATGATTACTACCGCGATACGCATCTGCCGCTGGTGCAGGATGCACTGTCGCCGCTCGGCCTGACCAGCGCGGTGGCGCTGCGGCCGGGGGCGGATGCACCGCATCTGGCGGTGGCGATCCTCAACTTCGCCGACGCCGCGACGCGCGACGCGGCGCTGGGTGCGCCCGAGGCGGGGCCGGTGTTCGCGGACATTGCGAACTTCACCGACGCCGCGCCGGTCGCGATTCCCTGCGACGTGATTTAA
- a CDS encoding pseudoazurin — translation MKCIAYSLVGVALSIAAPAMAKDVVVQMKNQGAGGAMVFEPAFVKADVGDTIRFVPTDKSHNAETIPNMLPTGVAPTVGGMNKEFVLSVTKPGVYGIKCKPHYSMGMIALVQVGKGPSANLGAARAVKLPPFAAKRMTPMLAQAK, via the coding sequence ATGAAGTGCATTGCGTATTCGCTGGTGGGCGTGGCGCTGTCGATCGCAGCGCCCGCGATGGCCAAGGACGTCGTGGTCCAGATGAAGAATCAGGGCGCGGGCGGGGCGATGGTGTTCGAGCCCGCATTCGTGAAGGCCGATGTCGGCGACACGATCCGCTTCGTCCCGACCGACAAGTCGCACAATGCGGAGACGATCCCGAATATGCTGCCAACTGGCGTCGCGCCCACCGTGGGTGGCATGAACAAGGAGTTCGTACTCTCCGTAACCAAGCCCGGCGTCTACGGCATCAAGTGCAAGCCGCATTATTCGATGGGCATGATCGCGCTGGTGCAGGTGGGAAAAGGTCCATCGGCCAATCTGGGCGCAGCACGCGCGGTCAAGCTGCCGCCGTTCGCGGCCAAGCGCATGACGCCGATGCTCGCCCAGGCGAAATAG